The following DNA comes from Gopherus flavomarginatus isolate rGopFla2 chromosome 5, rGopFla2.mat.asm, whole genome shotgun sequence.
TCTGCCTGATATGCCATACCTCTACCCTCTTCACCTCAAGTCTCTCCTTAAAACATATTTCCAGTAAGCCTGTGTCTCTGTAGTTCTTACCTCAGTAAGATTAACAAAATCAATTGCAGTATTTACAAATAGCACAAACTCTCAAAGCACATACTTATGTTTACCTCTGTTCCTTGTTTTTTGTTACATCTTACCCCCATCCTAAATCTTGTTGGCTGTTTAATTTGTAAGTTTGGAGCTGGAACCCTTTCTTCAGTTGTTTGTAAAGCATGTTGGCACCCCTTTGTGTACAAGGAATTGTAATATACTGAGTAATAGTCTACTTGTCCTTCCTTTTACTGATTAGTAGACTTGGCTGATTTACCTTGTTTTCCTCACTGGCGCTGATGATATGGGAGGTTCCAGAAAGCATTATGCTGTGAGTAAAAATGGAGCATATTGTGCAAATGCTAATGTGTTCTCCTAAACCAATGCTGTGCTtggtgtttgcactgtaaaatgcaAACCACACATTTGCTGCGGCTGTGTGGACTGCTTTACATTGGCCAGTGATTGcttgttcattttcattttttttctttaatgtctAATAATTGTGAAAGGGAGTGAGTGAGGATTTATTTTCATTGCTGAGAATGGGAAAGAACTGAGCATGATTCCACATGCAGTTGTTCAAACCACTTGCCATGTTTGGTTTTTGACCTGCAGTGAGCAGGCTGCCAAATCTGTaggttgttttcatttttaataaatgctTCTATTCGCCTATTGATAAGTTACTCTTACATACTGATTAAACCTTTCTAAGACAAACAGCTCATTTTTCCCACTTTCCACTGTGTATTTCAGAGAGGTGATTTAATTTGTATACATTGTTGCACTGACGTTCCTTTTTGGGAGCAAGGGAAGAACTGCGGAATCTTACAACTCCCATGAGCCATTCTAAAAAGAGACAGAATCTACTTTATGAATCACCGGGTTattttttgaaaaccttgttggATTAAAATGACTCATTGATCTGTCTTCTTTAGCTGGGGAAATGCTGTTTATAACTATCATGCCAACCATAGAACATTACAATATATGCTCTGATAACACTACATATTAGCCCTGCAAAATTGACagatattttttgtttctttagaaTTCTAATTTACCTAACCCAGACACTTGGCTCCCTTGAGTCTTTAAAAATGTAAGGGAAAATCAGAAGCAAACTCCACCATAAATCAGAAATAAACAGCTATCCTATACATCAAAAAGATAtcaccctctcctcctcccttccagtaTTCCCCTTCAGGGGACTATTCCATCCTCTCTctactctcccctgcccccaaaagcttttCATCGTACCCCCAAGGGCCACAGATTTAGGTTGTTTCAGATTGGTATGTGTAAAAGCTTGAAAGTTGGCATGTTTTCACAGAAAGTGCCCTGCAAAAAACTGCTTCTCTCTCAATCAAGGAAGCTGCAACTTGGATGCCTCTGCTGATCTCAGTTGTTGCAGTATGGCATAAGGGTGTGGGTCTCTCAGGTGAGCAGACCCCAGGCCATTTAATAGGGCTTTATAGGTCAAAATTAATACCTTAAAGTGTTCCCAGAAACCCAGAGCCAGCCTGTGAAGATAATGAAGCACTGGTGAAATGTACTTAAAGTGAGATACTCTGCTTAAAAAGTAGGCTGCTGAATTCTGTACTCGCTTCAGCTTCTGAATGGATGTAAGAGTTAACTTCAAGTAGGGAACACTTTGTAACAGTCTGATAGTGAGTTGACAAAGCCATAGATAAGTGGCCAAGTCCACATCCAAAATACAAGGTCACAACTTCTTGGTTAGCCAAAAATAAAACTGCTGTAACTTGATCACTTTAACAATAACTGGGAATTCAATCAGATTCTGAGgtaggaaatacaagttacaaatGGTGGCCAAATCCCTTCAGTCAGATCTTCCATTTGCTCTCCTCAGTTAATCAACGTTGCCTGTGTCTTTACTAAACGTTGGTGTTCCATCTCACCCAGTCACTGGAAAAGGCATTCTTCCACACCGCCTGAGTTGGAAGAGAGAGAAGCATAAAGCTGGGTTTCATCCTGCAGGCAGGACAACCAGTGCTTCCTTGTTCTCCTTCTAATGGCCTTGTATTCAATCCAGAACCCTGCATGAGAGTATACTGGGTGAAGAGGGGTAATTGCCCAAGACTACATCTAGGATTTCCCTGGAGATAGGAACAAAGCTGTAGAAGCACAGCCCTGTCTGCTCCCTGCACGGTTTGCACTTTGTAATCAACTGCGTCAAAGACAGTTCACTTTATAATACTGGCTTGGACACTTGTTTCTCATTGATCACCACAGATAGTCATTATGCATACCCATATTCACAGCAGTCAAGGATCTCTGACGTAACTGGATACTGTGAGGGCTGTTATAACACAACTTTTCAATAATCTTACCTACAAAGGGAAGATTAGATACAGAGCAGTGATTAGCCATATTGTCACGGTCAAAACATGGCGTCCTGAACATAGCCCATACTCGTGCTTTCTAAAGAGAAGCTGGCAGCTGCCATCTTTATGGGAAGCACTGTTGTATTAATATAGATGGAATAAACGGGCCAGagatgttaacataacccagtcactgtccaacttTAAACAGTGCTAAATATGGTTCatggtttggtatacagagacctcagactACTTAGCACCATGGCAAACACCATTTAAAATCCTTTACCCTTGTAttaagagagactgaaaagaagtaaaaacagttaaagcatttgaaatgtaaaatattaagtaaggctttcatttttacAACATCCCCTGTTCCTGTTTGCTGGAGAGAGTTTTTTGAAGgaacccctcctccccaacccccttgtttgacagtctcttagatggtgtCAAAGACGGTAATAATTGTCCtattggggaaaagagaagaactTAGCGGAGAtggcctggagctgctgttgctgctgctgctgatggtaAAGTCTGATCTTGTTTTGTCTCAGGTGGTGGTTTGGATTCAGAGAATTAGTGGCACAGCTTAGCCTCCAAATCCATACACAGTATGACCCTGGCGCTTCAATGCATAAACAGCGTCCATAGCAGTAACAGTCTTCCGCTTCGCATGCTCGATGTAAGTAACGGCATCTCGGATCACGTTCTCCAGAAACACTTTCAGCACCCCGCGAGTCTCCTCGTAAATGAGCCCTGAAATACGCTTCACTCCCCCACGACGAGCCAAACGGCAAATAGCGGGTTTCGTAATGCCCTGGATATTATCCCTGAACACCTTCCTATGACGCTTAACGCCTTCTTTCTCGAGACCCTTGCCTCCCTTACCACGACCAGACATATTTGCTAGTTACAAACAAAGCTGTGTGTTTGGATTCAGTGGAGCCGGTAGAAGTGGTGATGTtatctgggtacctgtctctggCCCAGTCTGATCAGGACATCACTTAACATTAGCATGAAGAAGATCTGGTGTCCCAGGTGTCCCAAAGTCTTTCTTCAAGTATCCAGAAAGGGAGTGATGGGAAGAACAGCTCTCCCCCTCATTATTTTATCCATCAGTTAGGCCTAATATccgacacaccaattttggtcaATTAATTTCTGATTCCACATCTCTCCCTCTGCaccctcttttttttattttatttttttatttttattttaaaccaagCATGATttcaacacagtccttgaattatatcagtgtTTCCTATTATGTTTGGACTAAATTAGTCTCTTTGTCTGGTTCTCATGCACCTGTTTGCTTTCAGTAAAGAATGTTATAATTTTTACAACTGAGCTTACAATTATGGTAAATTTGTTGGCCCAGTTATTACAACGGCACTTACAATCACTCAGTACTGGGCCCTGTACTTCCCTACTAACTTCCACCTGCAAGAAGGACATGGATCTAATGCATTGGTTGTATCATGAGGTTTTGCTAGTCCTTCCAAGAGCTCTACTGGTTAAAATTCAAGTAGTGATGATATAGCATTTGTTTTCCCCAAGATATTGGCCTGCTTCCACAGAAATGAAAAATTTGGTCCAAATTGACAATGTATAGGGAATATTTTTTTCTACTTGGTGTTCTCAGTACAAGATGAggcttttatat
Coding sequences within:
- the LOC127050980 gene encoding histone H4-like encodes the protein MSGRGKGGKGLEKEGVKRHRKVFRDNIQGITKPAICRLARRGGVKRISGLIYEETRGVLKVFLENVIRDAVTYIEHAKRKTVTAMDAVYALKRQGHTVYGFGG